One segment of Thermococcus profundus DNA contains the following:
- a CDS encoding carboxyl transferase domain-containing protein: protein MGMEEKVSELYERKKKIMEMGGEKAVEKQHAKGKLTARERIEKLLDPGSFVEIGMFVKHRGTEFGLDKKELPADGVITGYGTIDGRLVFVYAQDFTVMGGSLGEMHAAKIKRIMELALEAGAPVIGLNDSGGARIQEGVDSLKGYGDIFKMNTLLSGVVPQITAIMGPCAGGAVYSPAIGDFILMVDNPASFMFITGPQVVKAVTGVEVTPIQLGGAMVHAQKSGQAHLIGKSDEEVLALIRRLVGYLPSNNMEKPPRVKTNDLPFRKTENLYSIVPDDPNKGYDVRQVIYEIVDRDENGNPDFLEILPYFAPNAVVGFGRMNGQTVGIVANNPIHFAGVLDIDSSDKIARFVRTCDAFNIPIVTLVDVPGYLPGTQQEYGGIIRHGAKVLYAYAEATVPMVTVILRKAYGGAYLAMGSKHLGADFVFAWPTAEIAVMGPEGAANIIFRKEIAAAENPEEVRQQKIAEYRDKFANPYVAASRGYIDDVIDPAKTRAKVVMALEALESKRVKLPPKKHGNIPL, encoded by the coding sequence ATGGGCATGGAGGAAAAGGTTAGCGAACTGTATGAGAGGAAGAAGAAGATCATGGAAATGGGCGGCGAAAAGGCCGTTGAAAAGCAGCATGCCAAGGGAAAGCTCACCGCCAGGGAGAGGATCGAAAAGCTCCTCGACCCCGGAAGCTTCGTTGAGATAGGCATGTTCGTGAAGCACCGCGGTACCGAGTTCGGCCTCGACAAGAAGGAGCTTCCGGCCGATGGAGTCATCACCGGCTACGGAACCATCGACGGAAGGCTCGTCTTCGTCTACGCCCAGGACTTCACCGTCATGGGCGGTTCGCTCGGAGAGATGCATGCAGCGAAGATAAAACGCATAATGGAGCTGGCCCTAGAAGCCGGTGCCCCGGTTATAGGCCTCAACGACTCCGGTGGAGCGAGAATTCAGGAGGGCGTCGACTCGCTCAAGGGATACGGCGACATCTTCAAGATGAACACGCTTCTCAGCGGCGTGGTTCCGCAGATCACAGCGATTATGGGTCCCTGTGCCGGCGGTGCAGTTTACAGCCCTGCCATCGGTGACTTCATCCTGATGGTCGACAACCCGGCGAGCTTCATGTTCATCACCGGCCCGCAGGTCGTCAAGGCGGTCACTGGAGTCGAGGTTACACCGATACAGCTCGGAGGTGCGATGGTTCACGCCCAGAAGAGCGGACAGGCCCACCTCATAGGCAAGAGCGACGAGGAAGTTCTCGCGTTGATAAGGCGCCTCGTTGGTTATCTGCCGTCAAACAATATGGAGAAGCCGCCGAGGGTTAAGACGAACGATTTACCATTCAGGAAGACCGAGAACCTCTACAGCATCGTCCCGGACGACCCGAACAAGGGCTACGACGTGAGGCAGGTCATCTACGAGATAGTCGACAGGGACGAAAACGGCAACCCGGACTTCCTTGAGATACTCCCATATTTCGCACCGAACGCTGTTGTCGGCTTCGGAAGGATGAACGGCCAGACGGTTGGAATAGTGGCAAACAACCCGATCCACTTCGCAGGAGTCCTCGACATAGACAGCTCCGACAAGATAGCGCGCTTCGTGAGGACGTGCGACGCCTTCAACATACCGATAGTTACCCTCGTCGACGTTCCGGGCTATTTGCCAGGAACCCAACAAGAATATGGTGGGATCATAAGGCACGGAGCCAAGGTTCTCTACGCCTACGCTGAGGCAACGGTTCCGATGGTCACCGTCATCCTCAGAAAAGCCTACGGTGGGGCTTACTTAGCTATGGGAAGCAAGCACCTCGGTGCCGACTTCGTCTTCGCCTGGCCCACCGCGGAGATAGCCGTTATGGGCCCTGAGGGAGCGGCGAACATCATATTCAGGAAGGAGATAGCTGCTGCCGAGAACCCCGAGGAAGTCAGGCAGCAGAAGATAGCAGAGTACCGCGACAAGTTCGCCAACCCCTACGTGGCCGCTTCGCGCGGATACATCGACGACGTTATCGATCCAGCCAAGACCAGGGCGAAGGTCGTTATGGCCCTCGAAGCCCTCGAGAGCAAGAGGGTAAAGCTCCCACCGAAGAAGCACGGCAACATACCGCTGTGA
- a CDS encoding translation initiation factor IF-2 subunit beta, with product MSEKKVDFYDFEGLLDKAYEELPENVKHHRSRFEVPAAQVTIAGNRTIIENFVDIAEAMNRDPNHLLKFILREVATAGTIEGRRAILQGRFTPYLIGNKLKKYLKEFVICPVCGSPDTKIIKKDRFHFLKCEACGAETPIAHL from the coding sequence ATGAGCGAGAAAAAGGTCGACTTTTACGATTTCGAGGGCCTTTTGGATAAGGCTTACGAGGAGCTTCCCGAGAACGTGAAGCACCACCGCTCACGTTTTGAAGTTCCCGCCGCCCAGGTCACGATAGCCGGCAACAGGACGATCATCGAGAACTTCGTGGACATAGCAGAAGCCATGAACCGAGACCCCAACCACCTCCTCAAGTTCATCCTCAGGGAGGTTGCCACGGCGGGAACGATAGAGGGAAGGAGGGCCATACTCCAGGGCCGCTTTACACCGTACCTCATAGGGAACAAGCTCAAGAAGTACCTCAAGGAGTTCGTTATCTGTCCGGTCTGTGGAAGCCCGGACACAAAGATCATCAAGAAGGACCGCTTCCACTTCCTCAAGTGCGAGGCCTGTGGAGCCGAGACCCCAATAGCGCACCTGTGA